One Cicer arietinum cultivar CDC Frontier isolate Library 1 chromosome 8, Cicar.CDCFrontier_v2.0, whole genome shotgun sequence DNA segment encodes these proteins:
- the LOC101500613 gene encoding uncharacterized protein, which produces MTSSRDSDQSPPHHHQPLLSSLVVRPSLNDNSPSGGAHSNDYEPGELRREPPPPPYSRSDRFSDDAGYRFRAGSTSPVHRRDADHRFTSDYNHSSRNRGYGGGRDHGRYRDPPPPHFRGRAGGRPIGRAFDGPRYGHGHARGEGHGRNNPNVRPREGDWVCPDPVCGNLNFARRDHCNNCKRPRPAAAGSPRRAYPASPPLHAPHRRFPGPPIDRSPERNINGYRSPPPRPLGRDGLREYGSTAALPPLRHEGRFPDPNAHRERIDYMEDTYRGRSKFDRPPPLDWDNRDRGRDGFSNERKGFERRPLSPPAPLLPSLPPHRSGGDGGGRWTRDVRERSRSPIRGGPQEKDYRRDTFMSRSGRDDRRGGGVGRDRVGGMY; this is translated from the exons ATGACTTCGTCAAGAGACAGCGACCAATCACCACCGCACCATCACCAACCTCTCTTGAGCAGCCTCGTCGTTCGTCCTTCCCTCAACGACAATTCACCTAGCGGCGGTGCTCACTCCAACGATTACGAACCTGGTGAACTTCGCCGTGAACCTCCTCCTCCTCCTTATTCTCGCTCCGATCGATTTTCTGATGACGCTG GATATAGATTTCGTGCAGGTTCCACATCTCCCGTTCACCGTAGAGATGCTGATCACCGTTTCACTTCTGATTATAATCACTCGTCACGAAACCGTGGATATGGTGGCGGGAGAGATCATGGCAGATATCGAGACCCTCCACCCCCACATTTTCGTGGTAGGGCAGGTGGAAGGCCAATTGGTAGAGCTTTTGATGGGCCTCGCTATGGTCATGGACATGCAAGAGGCGAAGGCCATGGTAGAAACAATCCCAATGTGCGTCCTAGGGAAGGAGACTGGGTTTGTCCTGATCCAGT ATGTGGTAATCTAAATTTTGCAAGACGGGACCATTGTAACAACTGTAAGAGGCCTCGTCCTGCTGCTGCTGGAAGTCCTAGGAGGGCTTATCCTGCTTCTCCACCACTTCATGCTCCTCACAGACGCTTTCCTGGACCTCCGATAGACCGCTCTCCAGAAAGGAATATCAATGGCTACAGATCTCCTCCTCCTCGTCCTTTGGGAAGGGATGGCCTTCGAGAATATGGATCCACTGCTGCTCTGCCACCACTCAGACACGAAGGTAGGTTTCCAGATCCCAATGCGCATAGAGAGCGTATAGATTACATGGAAGACACATACAGGGGGAGAAGTAAGTTTGATAGGCCACCTCCATTGGATTGGGATAACAGAGATCGGGGCAGAGACGGTTTCTCCAATGAAAGAAAAGGATTTGAGAGAAGGCCACTTTCACCACCTGCACCTCTTTTGCCATCACTTCCTCCCCATCGCAGTGGTGGCGACGGTGGTGGTAGGTGGACTCGGGATGTGAGAGAGAGAAGCCGGTCTCCCATAAGAGGTGGCCCACAAGAAAAAGACTATCGTCGGGATACATTCATGAGTCGCAGTGGAAGAGATGATAGGCGTGGTGGTGGTGTGGGACGTGACAGAGTTGGAGGAATGTATTAG
- the LOC101500923 gene encoding pentatricopeptide repeat-containing protein At1g31430: MKGTCISLLKSCKSMSHLKQIQTLIFSTGLQQDRDTLNKLMAVSIQDFHYALRIFNHTQHPSLFIYNLLIKSFVKRGTFTAAISLFNQLREDGLWPDNYTYPYVLKAIGCMGEVGQGEKVHAFVIKTGLDFDNYVCNSLMDMYAELGRVACLKHMFEEMPDRDNVSWNIMISGFVRCKRFREAVEVFQQMRMENNEKPSEATVVSTLTACAALRHVELGKEIHSYIANELDFTTIMGNALLDMYCKCGCVSVAREIFDGMTVKNVNCWTSMVTGYVNCGQLDQARDLFDKSPTRDIVLWTAMINGYVQFNCFDEAIALFGEMQVRGVKPDKFIVVSLLTCCAQLGALEHGRWIHDYVRENRITVDAVVGTSLIEMYAKCGCIEKSLEVFNGLKEKDTASWTSIICGLAMNGKTKKALELFEEMKTFGAKPDDVTFIVLLSACSHAGLVEEGRRLFHSMSCIYDIEPNLEHYGCFIDLLGRAGLLHEAEELIRKLPDQKNEIIVPIYGSLLSACRTYGNTDMGERLATTLAKVKSSDSSLHSLLASIYASADRWEDASKTRSKMKDLHIKKVPGCSAIEVDGIGNKVEVGDLSHFRTRSDCTSMRI, encoded by the coding sequence ATGAAGGGTACATGTATTTCTCTTCTCAAAAGCTGCAAATCTATGTCTCACCTTAAGCAAATTCAGACTCTCATTTTCTCCACTGGCCTCCAACAAGACAGGGACACCCTCAACAAGCTCATGGCTGTTTCAATTCAAGACTTTCACTATGCACTTAGAATCTTCAACCACACCCAACACCCATCTTTGTTCATCTACAATCTCCTAATCAAATCCTTCGTTAAAAGGGGTACTTTCACTGCAGCCATTTCTCTATTCAACCAACTAAGGGAAGATGGGCTGTGGCCTGATAATTACACCTACCCTTATGTTCTCAAGGCTATTGGTTGCATGGGTGAGGTTGGTCAAGGGGAAAAGGTTCATGCTTTTGTCATTAAGACTGGTCTTGACTTTGATAATTATGTTTGTAACTCGTTGATGGACATGTATGCTGAATTGGGCCGTGTTGCTTGTCTCAAACACATGTTTGAGGAAATGCCTGACAGAGACAATGTCTCTTGGAACATCATGATTTCGGGTTTTGTCAGGTGTAAGAGATTTCGGGAGGCCGTTGAAGTTTTTCAGCAGATGCGAATGGAAAACAATGAGAAGCCTAGTGAAGCTACTGTGGTGAGCACTCTAACCGCTTGTGCGGCATTGAGGCATGTGGAGCTTGGCAAGGAGATTCACAGTTATATCGCAAATGAATTGGATTTCACGACCATTATGGGGAATGCATTGTTGGACATGTATTGTAAGTGTGGATGTGTGAGTGTGGCTCGTGAAATTTTTGATGGGATGACTGTGAAGAATGTGAATTGTTGGACCAGTATGGTAACTGGGTATGTAAATTGTGGTCAGTTGGATCAAGCTAGAGATTTGTTTGACAAGAGTCCAACAAGGGATATTGTTCTTTGGACGGCTATGATTAATGGTTATGTTCAGTTTAATTGTTTTGATGAGGCAATTGCATTATTTGGGGAGATGCAAGTCAGAGGAGTGAAGCCTGACAAGTTCATTGTGGTTTCTCTCCTAACATGTTGTGCTCAATTGGGAGCTTTGGAGCATGGCAGGTGGATTCATGATTATGTACGTGAAAACCGAATCACGGTGGATGCTGTGGTTGGTACTTCCCTTATTGAAATGTATGCTAAATGTGGTTGCATAGAGAAGTCTTTGGAGGTTTTTAATGGATTAAAGGAAAAGGATACTGCCTCATGGACTTCGATTATTTGTGGACTGGCCATGAATGGTAAGACAAAGAAAGCACTGGAGTTGTTTGAAGAAATGAAAACATTTGGGGCAAAACCGGATGATGTTACTTTTATTGTTCTTCTGAGTGCGTGTAGTCATGCAGGATTGGTAGAAGAAGGCCGCAGGTTATTTCATTCCATGTCATGTATATATGATATTGAGCCAAATTTAGAACACTATGGGTGTTTCATTGACCTTCTTGGTCGAGCTGGACTTTTACATGAGGCAGAGGAGTTGATAAGAAAGTTACCGGACCAAAAAAATGAGATAATAGTTCCAATTTATGGATCTTTGCTAAGTGCCTGCAGAACTTATGGCAATACTGATATGGGTGAAAGGCTTGCTACAACACTAGCAAAAGTGAAATCCAGTGATTCAAGTCTTCATTCACTCCTTGCTAGCATTTATGCTTCTGCTGACAGATGGGAAGATGCGAGCAAGACGAGAAGTAAGATGAAAGATTTGCATATAAAAAAGGTGCCAGGGTGTAGTGCCATTGAGGTGGATGGCATTGGCAACAAAGTAGAAGTTGGGGACCTTTCCCATTTTCGGACCAGATCTGATTGTACTTCTATGAGAATTTGA
- the LOC101501980 gene encoding probable plastidic glucose transporter 2 isoform X2, whose amino-acid sequence MWGHYRESSSMYKHTPSRDYSNLEDMEDNSDLLDNCMDKETSSPSWKLSLPHVLVATISSFLFGYHLGVVNEPLESISMDLGFSGNTLAEGLVVSICLGGALVGCLLSGWIADGVGRRRAFQLSALPIIIGASMSAATNNLFGMLVGRLFVGTGLGLGPPVAALYVTEVSPAFVRGTYGAFIQIATCFGLLGALFIGIPVKEISGWWRVCFWVSNIPAALLALAMFFCAESPHWLFKQGRITEAEAEFERLLGVSEAKFAISQLSKVDRGDDTDSVKLSELLRGHHSKVVFIGSTLFALQQLSGINAVFYFSSTVFKRAGVPSDFANVCIGMANLTGSIISMVLMDKLGRKVLLFWSFFGMAISMILQATGASSLVPNLGALYVSVGGMLLFVFTFALGAGPVPGLLLTEIFPGRIRAKAMAFCMSVHWVINFFVGLLFLRLLEKLGPQLLYSMFATFCMTAVIFVKRNVVETKGKSLQEIEIALLPQE is encoded by the exons ATGTGGGGGCATTACCGGGAAAGCTCCTCAATGTACAAACACACTCCTTCAAGAGATTATTCAAATTTGGAAGACATGGAAGATAACTCAG ATCTTTTAGACAACTGCATGGATAAGGAAACCTCGAGTCCTTCATGGAAGCTTTCTTTACCACATGTACTTGTAGCGACCATTTCTTCATTCCTATTTGGATACCATCTAGG AGTAGTTAATGAACCACTTGAGAGCATTTCTATGGATCTTGGATTCAGTGGAAATACCTTGGCAGAAG GTCTGGTGGTGAGCATATGTCTTGGTGGTGCCTTAGTTGGCTGTTTACTGAGTGGTTGGATTGCTGATGGGGTGGGGCGACGTAGGGCTTTCCAGTTGTCTGCTTTGCCAATAATAATTGGTGCTTCAATGAG TGCAGCAACAAACAACTTGTTTGGCATGCTTGTAGGAAGGTTATTTGTTGGGACTGGGCTGGGATTGGGTCCTCCTGTTGCCGCTCTGTATGTGACAGAG GTTTCGCCTGCTTTTGTGCGCGGTACCTATGGGGCCTTCATCCAGATTGCAACATGCTTTGGTCTATTGGGGGCTTTATTTATTGGAATCCCTGTCAAAGAAATTTCTGGATG GTGGCGGGTTTGTTTCTGGGTATCTAACATACCTGCAGCTCTACTTGCTCTGGCTATGTTCTTCTGTGCTGAGAGTCCACATTGGTTATTCAAG CAAGGAAGAATTACTGAAGCAGAAGCTGAGTTTGAAAGGCTTCTTGGTGTATCCGAAGCAAAATTTGCGATATCACAGTTATCCAAGGTAGATAGAGGAGACGATACTGATAGTGTGAAGCTCTCTGAATTGCTTCGTGGCCATCATTCTAAAG TTGTTTTTATTGGATCCACCCTATTTGCTTTACAACAGCTATCTGGTATAAATGCTGTGTTTTATTTCTCTTCAACTGTTTTTAAAAGAGCTGGAGTGCCATCGGATTTTGCAAATGTCTGCATAGGCATGGCTAATTTGACAG GATCTATCATTTCGATGGTTTTGATGGATAAACTTGGAAGGAAGGTTCTACTCTTTTGGAGTTTCTTTGGCATG GCGATATCAATGATCCTTCAAGCCACAGGAGCAAGTTCACTAGTACCAAACCTGGGTGCGCTGTACGTATCTGTTGGTGGCATGCTACT GTTTGTCTTTACGTTTGCTCTCGGAGCTGGCCCAGTACCAGGTCTCCTTCTAACAGAAATCTTTCCTGGTCGAATCAGAGCCAAGGCCATGGCATTCTGTATGTCCGTGCATTGG GTGATAAATTTCTTTGTTGGGTTACTGTTCTTGCGTTTACTTGAGAAACTTGGTCCACAACTGCTTTACTCTATGTTTGCTACATTCTGCATGACGGcagtaatttttgtaaaaagaaatgTGGTGGAAACCAAAGGAAAATCACTTCAAGAAATTGAGATCGCACTTCTTCCTCAGGAATAG
- the LOC101501980 gene encoding probable plastidic glucose transporter 2 isoform X1: MWGHYRENSSMYKRTPSRDYSNLEDVEDNSDLLDNCMDKETSSPSWKLSLPHVLVATISSFLFGYHLGVVNEPLESISMDLGFSGNTLAEGLVVSICLGGALVGCLLSGWIADGVGRRRAFQLSALPIIIGASMSAATNNLFGMLVGRLFVGTGLGLGPPVAALYVTEVSPAFVRGTYGAFIQIATCFGLLGALFIGIPVKEISGWWRVCFWVSNIPAALLALAMFFCAESPHWLFKQGRITEAEAEFERLLGVSEAKFAISQLSKVDRGDDTDSVKLSELLRGHHSKVVFIGSTLFALQQLSGINAVFYFSSTVFKRAGVPSDFANVCIGMANLTGSIISMVLMDKLGRKVLLFWSFFGMAISMILQATGASSLVPNLGALYVSVGGMLLFVFTFALGAGPVPGLLLTEIFPGRIRAKAMAFCMSVHWVINFFVGLLFLRLLEKLGPQLLYSMFATFCMTAVIFVKRNVVETKGKSLQEIEIALLPQE, encoded by the exons ATGTGGGGGCATTACCGAGAAAACTCCTCAATGTACAAACGCACTCCTTCAAGAGATTATTCAAATTTGGAAGATGTGGAAGATAACTCAG ATCTTTTAGACAACTGCATGGATAAGGAAACCTCGAGTCCTTCATGGAAGCTTTCTTTACCACATGTACTTGTAGCGACCATTTCTTCATTCCTATTTGGATACCATCTAGG AGTAGTTAATGAACCACTTGAGAGCATTTCTATGGATCTTGGATTCAGTGGAAATACCTTGGCAGAAG GTCTGGTGGTGAGCATATGTCTTGGTGGTGCCTTAGTTGGCTGTTTACTGAGTGGTTGGATTGCTGATGGGGTGGGGCGACGTAGGGCTTTCCAGTTGTCTGCTTTGCCAATAATAATTGGTGCTTCAATGAG TGCAGCAACAAACAACTTGTTTGGCATGCTTGTAGGAAGGTTATTTGTTGGGACTGGGCTGGGATTGGGTCCTCCTGTTGCCGCTCTGTATGTGACAGAG GTTTCGCCTGCTTTTGTGCGCGGTACCTATGGGGCCTTCATCCAGATTGCAACATGCTTTGGTCTATTGGGGGCTTTATTTATTGGAATCCCTGTCAAAGAAATTTCTGGATG GTGGCGGGTTTGTTTCTGGGTATCTAACATACCTGCAGCTCTACTTGCTCTGGCTATGTTCTTCTGTGCTGAGAGTCCACATTGGTTATTCAAG CAAGGAAGAATTACTGAAGCAGAAGCTGAGTTTGAAAGGCTTCTTGGTGTATCCGAAGCAAAATTTGCGATATCACAGTTATCCAAGGTAGATAGAGGAGACGATACTGATAGTGTGAAGCTCTCTGAATTGCTTCGTGGCCATCATTCTAAAG TTGTTTTTATTGGATCCACCCTATTTGCTTTACAACAGCTATCTGGTATAAATGCTGTGTTTTATTTCTCTTCAACTGTTTTTAAAAGAGCTGGAGTGCCATCGGATTTTGCAAATGTCTGCATAGGCATGGCTAATTTGACAG GATCTATCATTTCGATGGTTTTGATGGATAAACTTGGAAGGAAGGTTCTACTCTTTTGGAGTTTCTTTGGCATG GCGATATCAATGATCCTTCAAGCCACAGGAGCAAGTTCACTAGTACCAAACCTGGGTGCGCTGTACGTATCTGTTGGTGGCATGCTACT GTTTGTCTTTACGTTTGCTCTCGGAGCTGGCCCAGTACCAGGTCTCCTTCTAACAGAAATCTTTCCTGGTCGAATCAGAGCCAAGGCCATGGCATTCTGTATGTCCGTGCATTGG GTGATAAATTTCTTTGTTGGGTTACTGTTCTTGCGTTTACTTGAGAAACTTGGTCCACAACTGCTTTACTCTATGTTTGCTACATTCTGCATGACGGcagtaatttttgtaaaaagaaatgTGGTGGAAACCAAAGGAAAATCACTTCAAGAAATTGAGATCGCACTTCTTCCTCAGGAATAG
- the LOC140919011 gene encoding probable plastidic glucose transporter 2 — translation MLVGRLFVGTGLGLGPPVAALYVTEVSPAFVRGTYGAFIQIATCFGLLGALFIGIPVKEISGWWRVCFWVSNIPAALLALAMFFCAESPHWLFKVGT, via the exons ATGCTTGTAGGAAGGTTATTTGTTGGGACTGGGCTGGGATTGGGTCCTCCTGTTGCCGCTCTGTATGTGACAGAG GTTTCGCCTGCTTTTGTGCGCGGTACCTATGGGGCCTTCATCCAGATTGCAACATGCTTTGGTCTATTGGGGGCTTTATTTATTGGAATCCCTGTCAAAGAAATTTCTGGATG GTGGCGGGTTTGTTTCTGGGTATCTAACATACCTGCAGCTCTACTTGCTCTGGCTATGTTCTTCTGTGCTGAGAGTCCACATTGGTTATTCAAGGTTGGCACCTAA
- the LOC101502522 gene encoding cyclin-dependent kinase F-1, whose protein sequence is MDPPTKSWSIHTRPEITTKYEILELIGSGSYADVYRGRRTSDGITVALKEIHDHQSASREIDALRILRGSENVVFMHEFFWREDEDAVLVLEFLRTDLAAVIKEVSGAGEGEGFSVGEVKRWMKMIVSGVHCCHVNRIVHRDLKPQNFLVSDDGVLKLADFGQARILMESGFDASNHASSSQHPHDAISLSHYSNQIEFGNQEDDEEKISHDEYFRVLDELKIQSHTYDTDDKDTNTHDGNTSCLATCTTTDDDEDDYLWKNSLPYEGDEEGGNELGFLTSCVGTRWYRAPELLFGSTNYGLEVDLWSLGCVFAELFTLKPLFQGTTDIDQISRIISVLGDINEDVWHGCSKLPDYAAISFNKVENPIGLEGCMVNQLDDEVSFVRRLVCYDPARRATAMELLHEKYFCEEPLPVPVSQLRIPVTKNE, encoded by the exons atggaTCCTCCAACAAAGAGTTGGAGCATCCATACCCGACCCGAAATAACAACCAAATACGAAATCCTCGAACTAATCGGATCCGGATCTTACGCCGACGTATACCGTGGACGGCGAACCTCCGATGGAATCACGGTGGCGCTAAAGGAAATCCACGATCACCAATCAGCCTCACGAGAAATCGACGCGTTACGGATTCTTCGGGGATCCGAAAACGTCGTTTTCATGCACGAGTTCTTCTGGCGTGAAGACGAAGACGCAGTTCTCGTTCTCGAGTTTCTGAGGACTGATCTCGCCGCCGTGATTAAGGAGGTTTCCGGTGCCGGAGAAGGTGAGGGTTTTTCCGTTGGAGAAGTTAAGAGATGGATGAAGATGATAGTTAGTGGGGTCCACTGTTGTCATGTGAATAGGATTGTGCATAGAGATTTGAAGCCTCAGAATTTTTTGGTTTCTGATGATGGGGTTCTTAAGTTGGCTGATTTTGGACAG GCAAGGATACTTATGGAGTCAGGATTTGATGCATCAAATCATGCAAGTTCATCCCAACATCCTCATGATGCTATTTCCTTATCACACTACTCAAACCAAATTGAATTTGGAAATCAAGAAGATGACGAGGAAAAAATTAGTCATGATGAATATTTTAGAGTATTAGATGAGCTGAAAATTCAGAGTCACACATATGACACTGATGATAAGGACACCAACACACATGATGGTAATACATCATGCCTTGCAACATGCACAACTactgatgatgatgaagatgattATCTTTGGAAGAATTCTTTGCCATATGAAGGAGATGAAGAAGGAGGGAATGAACTTGGTTTTCTCACATCATGTGTTGGAACAAGATGGTATAGGGCACCTGAACTTCTTTTCGGTTCCACTAACTATGGTTTAGAGGTTGATCTTTGGTCATTAGGATGTGTCTTTGCTGAGTTGTTTACATTGAAGCCTTTGTTTCAAGGAACAACTGATATAGATCAAATTAGTAGAATCATTAGTGTTTTGGGTGACATCAATGAGGATGTTTGGCATGGTTGTTCTAAACTTCCTGATTATGCAGCAATTTCATTTAATAAGGTGGAAAACCCTATTGGTCTTGAAGGGTGCATGGTGAACCAATTGGATGATGAAGTTTCCTTTGTTAGAAGATTGGTTTGTTATGATCCTGCTAGGAGAGCCACTGCAATGGAGTTACTTCATGAAAAGTACTTCTGTGAAGAACCACTTCCTGTTCCTGTTTCTCAGTTGCGGATTCCTGTAACAAAAAATGAATAA
- the LOC101502829 gene encoding rac-like GTP-binding protein ARAC7, with translation MMSASKFIKCVTVGDGAVGKTCMLICYTSNKFPTDYIPTVFDNFSANVSVDGSIVNLGLWDTAGQEDYSRLRPLSYRGADIFVLAFSLISRASYENVLKKWMPELRRFAPNVPIVLVGTKLDLREDRGYLADHMGSNVITSAEGEELRKQIGAAAYIECSSKTQQNVKAVFDTAIKVVLQPPRRKEMARKKRQRRSSCSFVGIVCGGCAA, from the exons ATGATGAGTGCTTCAAAGTTTATTAAATGTGTCACTGTTGGAGATGGTGCTGTTGGAAAAACTTGCATGCTCATTTGCTACACTAGCAACAAGTTTCCCACT GATTATATACCAACagtatttgataattttagtgCAAATGTATCTGTGGATGGAAGTATTGTGAATTTGGGTTTATGGGATACTGCAG gCCAAGAAGACTATAGTAGGTTGAGACCATTGAGCTATAGAGGAGCTGATATATTTGTCCTAGCATTCTCATTGATTAGTAGAGCTAGCTATGAAAATGTTCTTAAGAAG TGGATGCCAGAATTGCGTAGATTTGCTCCTAATGTTCCAATCGTTCTTGTTGGTACAAAGTTGG ATCTTCGCGAAGATCGTGGATATTTAGCTGATCACATGGGATCTAATGTTATAACATCTGCTGAG GGAGAAGAACTGAGGAAACAAATTGGCGCCGCAGCTTACATCGAGTGCAGCTCGAAGACTCAACAG AATGTGAAAGCGGTTTTTGATACTGCGATTAAGGTTGTTCTTCAACCACCAAGGAGGAAAGAAATGGCAAGGAAGAAAAGACAAAGAAGGTCTAGTTGCTCATTTGT AGGTATTGTGTGTGGAGGTTGTGCTGCTTAA